ATGCCCGGCCAGGAGGTCAGCGTCCTGCCCCCCACCCGGCCCGCCGAGGCGAGCAGCCACGGGCCGTGGCACAGAGTGGCGATGGGCTTTCCGGAGGCGTCGAACGCGCGGGTGAACTCCCGGGCGGCCGCGGATTGCCGCAGCAGGTCGGGGTTGATGAAGCCGCCCGGGATGAGGAGCCCGTCGTAGTCCTCGGGCCTGGCCTCCTCCAGGGTTCTGGACACCCGCACGCGACCGGCGGGTTCGTGAAGGTTCATCCCGCGAATCCGGCCCCGGCGCAGGGAAACGATGTCCACGGCCGCGCCCGCGGCCCGGAGGGCGGCCACGGGAACCGTCAGTTCGACCTGCTCGAAGCCGTCGGTCACCAGCACTGCAATGCGGCGGTCACGCAGTTCCCGGGCCATCAACCTTCCCCGGATGGTGAGGAGTCGGGGTGGTTTGCGCGGAGGAGCTCTGGCCTCGCCTGAACTGGGGACGTCATAGGGCCATGCAGTCGTAGACGAACCAGCCCGTCCAGCAGCGGGAGGCTCATGGGGCTGTAGACCCAGGCAAGCGGGCGCAGGGCGTCCTCGTTCCACAGGAAGGCGCGCAGCAGCTCACCAACCCTGGCCTCCGCCGCCCTGCCGGAAAGCGAGGTGGGCAGATGGGGACGGAGGCTGACCACCCCCCTGTCCTCCCACACCTGGAGGTGGGG
This sequence is a window from Deinococcus apachensis DSM 19763. Protein-coding genes within it:
- a CDS encoding type 1 glutamine amidotransferase domain-containing protein, coding for MARELRDRRIAVLVTDGFEQVELTVPVAALRAAGAAVDIVSLRRGRIRGMNLHEPAGRVRVSRTLEEARPEDYDGLLIPGGFINPDLLRQSAAAREFTRAFDASGKPIATLCHGPWLLASAGRVGGRTLTSWPGIRDDLVHAGATWLDQEVVRDGNWVSSRGPQDLAPFARAMRDLFAGVGPLPVETAHAASSPQRDTPPRLAVSALRWLPRPSLRGAAELAALGAGVWLLGRRRPFSVAGETAKTSR